Genomic DNA from Anaerobranca californiensis DSM 14826:
GCAACCAATAATGCCAAAAAGTTGGAATATGGAAAGCAAGCCTCATAAATTTTGTCCTGGATGTGGACATGGTTTGGTTTTAAAAGCCTTAGGTGAGGCAATAGATGAACTGGGAATTCAAGATAAAGTAGTTTTCGGTTGTGATATCGGATGTTCTTTATTAGCTTGGGATTTCTTCAACTGTGATAGTGTTCAAACCCATCATGGTAGAACAACACCTACTATCGCTGGTATAGTAAGGGCTAGAGAAGATCTCATTGGTATTGCTTACATGGGTGATGGTGGCGGTTATGCCATCGGTTCTCAACACTTAGTAAATGCAGCTGTTCGTAATGAGAAAATGTTTGTTCTTTTAGTTAACAATACAAACTATGGTATGACTGGTGGACAAATGGCACCAACTACCCTTCCTGGTCAGAAAACAGAAACTTCTCCTTACGGTAGAGATGTTGAATTAACTGGTAACCCAACACTAGGTCCTGAAATGGTAGCAGCTATTGCAGGAGAAGGAGCATATGTAGCTAGAGGTTCCATTTCAAATATTAGGCAATTAAAGGGATATATTAAAAAAGCTCTTCAAAATCAAATTGATAAAAACGGATTTTCTTTCGTGGAGGCCTTAGCTGGTTGTCCTACAAACTGGAGAACAAACGCTAAAGATACTTGGGCATTTATTGAAAAGGATATGGCCCAATACTTTAAAGTTGGAGAATTAAAAACTCCAGAAAAAAAGGAGGGTTAATCCATGTCTAAATTATATAAAATTGCACTAGCTGGAGAAGGTGGCCAAGGGGTACAATCTGTTGCTAACATCTTAGCAGAAGCTGCTAATGATAATGGGTTAGAAGCAATTTACATCCCCAACTTTGGTGTTGAACAAAGGGGTGGAGTATCTATTGCTTATGTTCAAATAG
This window encodes:
- a CDS encoding thiamine pyrophosphate-dependent enzyme encodes the protein MQPIMPKSWNMESKPHKFCPGCGHGLVLKALGEAIDELGIQDKVVFGCDIGCSLLAWDFFNCDSVQTHHGRTTPTIAGIVRAREDLIGIAYMGDGGGYAIGSQHLVNAAVRNEKMFVLLVNNTNYGMTGGQMAPTTLPGQKTETSPYGRDVELTGNPTLGPEMVAAIAGEGAYVARGSISNIRQLKGYIKKALQNQIDKNGFSFVEALAGCPTNWRTNAKDTWAFIEKDMAQYFKVGELKTPEKKEG